One region of Haloterrigena salifodinae genomic DNA includes:
- a CDS encoding universal stress protein, producing the protein MSVDTISVAVTESDDRTPLIDAIRDIAVPTGATVVLARVYTKSEFEDTLAELDFDAQPVPDDVARRSESVRELVTALEAVDVPHEVRGAVGEVGSEFVSLADAADADLVFIQGRSRSPTGKALFGSTAQTVLLNATCPVTFVQE; encoded by the coding sequence ATGTCCGTAGATACGATTTCCGTCGCCGTGACGGAATCCGACGACAGAACGCCGCTGATCGACGCCATCCGCGACATCGCCGTTCCGACCGGGGCGACCGTCGTTCTCGCGAGGGTCTACACCAAATCGGAATTCGAAGACACGCTCGCGGAACTCGATTTCGACGCGCAACCGGTGCCGGACGACGTCGCTCGGCGCAGCGAGTCCGTGCGCGAACTCGTGACCGCACTCGAGGCAGTAGACGTCCCCCACGAGGTCCGCGGCGCGGTCGGCGAGGTCGGTTCCGAATTCGTTTCGCTGGCCGACGCGGCCGACGCCGATCTGGTATTCATCCAAGGCCGCTCGCGCAGCCCGACCGGTAAGGCGCTCTTCGGCAGTACCGCCCAGACCGTCCTGCTGAACGCCACCTGTCCCGTCACGTTCGTTCAGGAATGA
- a CDS encoding ABC transporter ATP-binding protein, giving the protein MVNVTYDSVEKRYGNTIAVEDINLTVEDGEFAILLGPSGCGKTTTLRCLAGLTEPTSGTIKLGDYDVTDVHPKNRNAAMVFQNFALYPHMTVRENIGYPLKVEGVDGDIRTERVQEVAEMLEIPELLDRDIDNLSGGQQQRVALGRAIIRRPSVFLMDEPLANLDAKLKLSMRSRIKVLQRELGITTLYVTHDQEEAMSLGDKLIVMNDGHIQQIGTPDEVYHEPKNRFVAGFIGSPSMNFIDVTIDDSGTVRPMNAAEGFEYRLEPNVADRYVDHEELTLGIRPQYFTAHTEPVDNAIRGQVKVTEPQGDDQIIDVLIGDEDDDHVELTIKAPSTVEAMRNEAIWLTVDDPLVHGFDSRTGERLADGNVARTKATERHAESTSD; this is encoded by the coding sequence ATGGTTAACGTCACGTACGATTCGGTCGAGAAGCGATACGGAAACACGATCGCGGTCGAGGACATCAATCTCACCGTTGAGGACGGCGAGTTTGCCATCCTCCTGGGTCCCAGTGGCTGCGGCAAGACGACGACGCTTCGCTGTCTCGCCGGCCTCACGGAACCGACCAGCGGGACGATCAAACTCGGCGACTACGACGTCACCGACGTCCACCCGAAGAACCGGAACGCCGCGATGGTGTTCCAGAACTTCGCGCTCTACCCGCACATGACCGTCCGGGAGAACATCGGCTACCCGCTCAAAGTTGAGGGGGTCGACGGCGACATCCGCACGGAGCGCGTTCAGGAGGTCGCGGAGATGCTCGAGATTCCGGAGCTACTCGATCGGGATATCGACAATCTCAGTGGCGGCCAGCAACAGCGCGTTGCGCTCGGGCGGGCGATCATCCGCCGGCCCTCGGTCTTCCTGATGGACGAGCCCCTGGCGAACCTGGACGCGAAGCTGAAGCTGAGCATGCGCAGTCGGATCAAGGTGCTCCAGCGCGAGCTCGGCATCACGACGCTGTATGTAACCCACGATCAGGAGGAGGCGATGTCGCTCGGCGACAAGCTCATCGTGATGAACGACGGGCACATCCAACAGATCGGCACTCCCGACGAGGTGTACCACGAACCGAAGAACAGGTTCGTCGCCGGCTTCATCGGCTCGCCGTCGATGAACTTCATCGACGTCACGATCGACGACTCGGGAACGGTCCGTCCGATGAACGCCGCGGAGGGATTCGAATACCGGCTGGAGCCGAACGTCGCCGACCGCTACGTGGACCACGAGGAGCTGACCCTGGGCATCCGACCGCAGTACTTCACCGCCCACACGGAGCCGGTAGACAACGCGATCCGCGGCCAGGTGAAAGTGACGGAGCCGCAAGGCGACGACCAGATCATCGACGTTCTCATCGGCGACGAGGACGACGACCACGTCGAACTCACCATAAAAGCGCCGAGTACCGTCGAAGCCATGCGCAACGAAGCGATCTGGCTCACAGTGGACGACCCGCTTGTCCACGGATTCGATAGCCGGACCGGAGAGCGACTCGCGGACGGGAACGTCGCGCGAACGAAGGCGACGGAACGGCACGCCGAATCCACGTCGGACTGA
- a CDS encoding carbohydrate ABC transporter permease yields the protein MATEQQPDVPFREPSRIERLQETLAENGISKAVIYGVLGFFLLWTLFPVYWLVSGALKSRQTLLSFPPAWIPTEFQVSNFVQLFAQRPEFYQYVFNSIVVTVVTTIIATTIGAAAAYGFVTFDFPYNLDFHLPFYILSTRFMPPIVTIIPLFVIFRNLQLVNTLYGLICVYVMFNIPFAVWMMKGFFEEVPASLVESAMLDGHTHIGAFFKIVLPLVKPGLLASAIFTTIITWNELLFAIILTQDVAAMTLPVGLSSFVTKYSVQWINVSVAGTIALVPVLLFAFIARQELVRGFSMGAVGK from the coding sequence ATGGCAACAGAACAACAACCGGACGTTCCGTTCAGGGAACCGTCGCGAATCGAACGACTACAGGAGACCCTCGCAGAGAACGGCATCAGCAAAGCGGTCATCTACGGCGTGCTGGGGTTCTTCTTGCTCTGGACGCTGTTCCCGGTCTACTGGCTCGTCTCGGGCGCACTGAAATCGCGACAGACGCTGCTGTCGTTTCCGCCGGCCTGGATCCCGACGGAGTTCCAGGTGAGCAACTTCGTCCAGCTGTTCGCCCAGCGCCCGGAGTTCTACCAGTACGTCTTCAACAGCATCGTCGTCACGGTCGTGACGACCATCATCGCGACGACCATCGGGGCGGCGGCGGCGTACGGGTTCGTCACCTTCGACTTCCCGTACAACCTGGACTTCCACCTGCCGTTTTACATCCTCTCGACGCGGTTCATGCCGCCGATCGTGACGATCATCCCGCTGTTCGTCATCTTCCGGAATCTCCAGCTGGTGAACACGCTGTACGGGCTGATCTGCGTGTACGTGATGTTCAACATCCCCTTCGCCGTCTGGATGATGAAGGGATTCTTCGAGGAGGTTCCGGCCAGCCTTGTGGAATCCGCGATGTTGGACGGTCACACCCACATCGGGGCGTTCTTCAAGATCGTCCTCCCGTTGGTCAAGCCCGGCCTGCTCGCGTCGGCGATCTTCACGACGATCATCACCTGGAACGAGCTCCTGTTCGCGATCATCCTGACCCAGGACGTCGCGGCGATGACGCTGCCGGTCGGCCTCTCGTCGTTCGTCACGAAGTACTCGGTCCAGTGGATCAACGTCAGCGTCGCCGGAACGATCGCGCTCGTTCCGGTGCTCCTGTTCGCGTTCATCGCGCGCCAGGAGCTCGTTCGCGGATTCAGCATGGGGGCAGTCGGCAAATGA
- a CDS encoding carbohydrate ABC transporter permease, producing MATETGTDVRSTADLDEQLGAEQSTRERVLLWVDERLKWLMTLPAVFLLFALTFYPLLRAIRMSTQQYLPGGRTTYVGIENYVNLLNNGAFLESLVVTGKFIGLAVGLEFVLGFGIALVLNKKIKMRGLWQTLILVPMILSPTVIGLIWRLMYTPDGLLDFMAAPFIGRNVGWISDPDVALYAVVATDVWQWTPLVVLVIFAGLQSVPDDIQEAAIMDGAPRWRRFVDIVFPYLKSLIVLVLIIRVVDALRVFAKVYILTRGGPSNATNVISMEMYRTAFRFSNFGQASAMAISLLVVVLILAMSFVKIADIEF from the coding sequence ATGGCAACTGAAACAGGAACGGACGTCCGTTCGACGGCCGATCTCGACGAGCAACTGGGCGCGGAGCAATCGACCCGGGAGCGCGTGCTCCTGTGGGTCGACGAGCGGCTGAAGTGGCTGATGACCCTTCCGGCCGTGTTCCTTCTGTTCGCGCTGACGTTTTACCCGCTCCTGCGTGCGATCCGGATGTCGACCCAGCAGTACCTGCCCGGCGGGCGGACGACCTACGTCGGCATCGAGAACTACGTCAATCTGTTAAACAACGGCGCGTTCCTCGAGTCGCTCGTGGTGACCGGCAAGTTCATCGGACTGGCGGTGGGACTCGAGTTCGTGCTCGGCTTCGGGATCGCGCTCGTGTTGAACAAGAAGATCAAGATGCGCGGGCTGTGGCAGACGCTCATCCTCGTTCCGATGATCCTCTCGCCGACCGTGATCGGCCTGATCTGGCGGCTCATGTACACGCCCGACGGGCTGCTTGACTTCATGGCCGCGCCGTTTATCGGGCGCAACGTCGGCTGGATCAGCGATCCCGACGTCGCGCTGTACGCCGTCGTCGCGACCGACGTCTGGCAGTGGACCCCGCTGGTCGTGTTGGTGATCTTTGCGGGGCTGCAGTCGGTGCCCGACGACATTCAGGAGGCGGCGATCATGGACGGGGCGCCGCGGTGGCGACGGTTCGTCGACATCGTGTTCCCGTACCTGAAGTCGCTGATCGTGCTCGTGCTGATCATCCGCGTCGTCGACGCGCTGCGCGTCTTCGCGAAGGTGTACATCCTGACCCGCGGCGGGCCGTCGAACGCGACGAACGTGATCAGCATGGAAATGTACCGGACCGCGTTCCGGTTTAGCAACTTCGGCCAAGCCTCGGCGATGGCGATTTCGCTGCTCGTCGTCGTGTTGATCTTGGCGATGAGCTTCGTCAAAATCGCGGACATCGAGTTCTAA
- a CDS encoding substrate-binding domain-containing protein: MPTSGRATNRNDRSENSGSAATTKRRSRRRFLAGVGGAAAVTGLAGCLGGSGNDSDVSIIAVEGEGRLVENLIDDYVRDETDLSIDVTLFPYANLYERVSSVLTTSGTGYDAILMDDTWFPQFATYLDPLEQWLPDGLPTDQLIDTTVDITTWPTPGAPTVPSAEGMDEEIRGQVVVGNTQMFVYNTAYYEEVGEEEPETWDDVLRAGKSIDEGISDTNGYVIRGQRGNPANTNFMSIGWSNLGDMFDEDWKYQWDSSEGEDVVSFFVDDLKSISPDGVGSFNSDQVLNRIGEGSAAQGMAWPAAASTLLDDDTAEADNLEFIPIPEGEVQQAPMQGNWLLGINSNVSDSRKEDAGTVIQSIISKEAQDRYVDLGGVPFRHDTFQDNMDAEPWYEALYESLQNAKPRPRTPLWNEIDVTQGEYLNSALTGDMSPSDVVSQTKNEAESILENAGYY; encoded by the coding sequence ATGCCAACCAGTGGCAGGGCAACGAATCGGAATGATAGGTCCGAGAATAGCGGTTCCGCAGCGACCACGAAGCGCAGGTCACGCCGTCGGTTTCTGGCCGGCGTCGGTGGTGCGGCGGCCGTAACCGGCCTCGCCGGGTGTCTCGGTGGTAGCGGTAACGACAGCGACGTCAGCATCATCGCCGTCGAGGGCGAGGGGCGACTCGTGGAGAATCTGATCGACGACTACGTCAGGGACGAGACGGATCTCTCGATCGACGTTACGCTGTTCCCGTACGCGAACCTCTACGAGCGCGTCAGCAGCGTCCTCACGACCAGCGGGACGGGGTACGACGCCATCCTCATGGACGACACGTGGTTCCCGCAGTTCGCAACGTACCTCGATCCGCTCGAGCAGTGGCTTCCCGACGGGCTGCCCACTGACCAACTCATCGACACGACGGTCGACATCACCACGTGGCCGACGCCCGGGGCCCCGACGGTTCCGTCCGCTGAGGGGATGGACGAGGAAATCCGCGGGCAAGTCGTCGTGGGGAACACGCAGATGTTCGTCTACAACACGGCCTACTACGAGGAGGTCGGCGAAGAGGAACCGGAAACGTGGGACGACGTGTTGCGCGCCGGAAAGAGCATCGACGAGGGGATCAGCGATACGAACGGGTACGTGATTCGCGGGCAGCGCGGCAACCCGGCGAACACGAACTTCATGAGCATCGGGTGGTCGAACCTCGGAGACATGTTCGACGAAGACTGGAAGTACCAGTGGGACTCCAGCGAGGGCGAAGACGTAGTCAGTTTCTTCGTCGATGATCTCAAATCGATTTCGCCGGACGGCGTCGGATCGTTCAACAGCGATCAGGTGCTGAATCGGATCGGCGAGGGGTCGGCCGCCCAGGGGATGGCGTGGCCGGCCGCGGCGTCGACGCTGCTCGACGACGACACCGCGGAAGCCGATAACCTGGAGTTCATTCCGATCCCCGAAGGCGAGGTGCAACAGGCGCCGATGCAGGGCAACTGGCTGCTCGGCATCAATTCGAACGTTTCCGACAGTCGGAAGGAAGACGCCGGCACGGTCATCCAGTCCATCATCTCCAAGGAGGCACAGGACCGCTACGTGGACCTCGGCGGCGTCCCCTTCCGCCACGACACCTTCCAGGACAACATGGACGCCGAGCCGTGGTACGAAGCGCTGTACGAGAGCCTGCAAAACGCCAAACCGCGGCCGCGGACGCCCCTCTGGAACGAAATCGACGTGACCCAAGGGGAGTACCTCAACAGCGCGCTGACCGGCGACATGAGCCCGTCCGATGTCGTGAGCCAAACCAAGAACGAGGCCGAGTCGATCCTCGAGAACGCGGGATACTACTAG
- a CDS encoding HpcH/HpaI aldolase family protein, with translation MKDLKQKFHTETDIAGAWLSIGHPTVAEVTATEGFDFVLIDTEHTPLTLETVENMSRAVDGADGETETLVRVPSNDPVRIKRVLDIGVAGIMVPMIETADEARDVVDAVTYPPNGIRGVASGRASAYGDDFQEYVETANESIATVVQIETQTGLDNAREIAAVDGIDAVFVGPADLSANLGIFGEWENDRFDDAIERVVSASDAADVPVGTFVVDPDDIEMRVEQDFDFLIVGKDTNHLSSGNEQIRRRYTETVSQQAAPSMSED, from the coding sequence ATGAAGGACCTCAAGCAAAAATTCCACACGGAAACGGATATCGCCGGTGCATGGCTCTCGATCGGCCACCCCACCGTCGCAGAAGTAACGGCAACCGAAGGATTCGACTTCGTCCTCATCGACACCGAACACACGCCATTAACGCTGGAAACGGTCGAAAACATGTCGCGTGCCGTCGACGGCGCCGACGGAGAGACGGAGACGCTCGTTCGGGTCCCGTCGAACGATCCCGTCCGGATCAAGCGCGTCCTCGACATCGGCGTCGCCGGAATAATGGTCCCGATGATCGAAACGGCCGACGAAGCCCGCGATGTCGTGGACGCGGTCACCTATCCGCCAAACGGTATTCGCGGGGTTGCGTCGGGCCGTGCGTCGGCATATGGCGACGACTTCCAGGAGTACGTCGAGACAGCCAACGAGTCGATCGCGACTGTCGTCCAGATCGAGACCCAGACCGGTCTCGATAACGCTCGAGAAATCGCCGCGGTCGACGGCATCGACGCCGTGTTCGTCGGCCCGGCGGATCTGTCCGCGAACCTCGGCATCTTCGGCGAGTGGGAGAACGATCGGTTCGACGATGCAATCGAGCGCGTCGTCAGCGCCAGCGACGCCGCCGACGTCCCGGTCGGAACGTTCGTCGTCGATCCCGACGACATCGAAATGCGCGTCGAACAGGACTTCGACTTCCTCATCGTCGGGAAGGACACCAACCACCTGTCGTCCGGCAACGAACAGATCCGCCGGCGCTACACTGAAACGGTTTCACAGCAGGCGGCGCCGTCTATGAGCGAAGACTGA